From Glycine max cultivar Williams 82 chromosome 11, Glycine_max_v4.0, whole genome shotgun sequence, the proteins below share one genomic window:
- the LOC102670419 gene encoding protein MODIFIED TRANSPORT TO THE VACUOLE 1 isoform X2, which yields MVGPNFMDEIDCGSFFDHIDDLLDFPVKDVDGGAATLPSVAANIVKELSDFILKRLDHKSPIVKHKTLRLIKYAVGKCGVEFRREMQRHSVAIRQLLHYKGQSDPVKGDAFNKAMRDTAQEAISAIFSADDTNKQPLPAPAAAAGLNRRIEGFGNTNFQAPSQDNKKSFLGEVVDIGNATTKQGLSAFTQGHSSLIKNEAGTGTYKGPNNLPASFMTATESGDRDYRSETLENRIKNT from the exons ATGGTTGGACCTAACTTCATGGATGAGATAGACTGTGGCAGCTTCTTTGACCACATCGACGACCTTCTCGATTTTCCCGTCAAGGACGTCGACGGCGGCGCCGCCACCTTGCCTTCCGTCGCCGCTAATATTGTCAAGGAGCTCTCAGATTTCATCCTTAAACGCCTCGACCATAAAAGTCCCATCGTCAAACACAAG ACTTTACGATTGATCAAATATGCGGTTGGAAAGTGTGGTGTGGAGTTTAGAAGGGAAATGCAGAGACATTCGGTGGCAATTCGTCAGTTGTTACACTACAAGGGTCAATCGGATCCTGTCAAAGGCGATGCATTCAACAAGGCTATGAGAGACACTGCTCAAGAGGCCATCTCTGCCATTTTTTCTGCAGATGATACCAATAAGCAACCTCTTCCGGctcctgctgctgctgctggtcTCAATAGACGGATAGAAGGGTTTGGGAACACGAATTTCCAAGCGCCTTCTCAGGATAATAAGAAATCGTTTCTCGGTGAGGTGGTTGATATTGGAAATGCAACCACTAAGCAAGGACTCAGTGCCTTCACACAAGGCCATTCTTCTCTCATCAAGAATGAGGCTGGGACTGGAACCTACAAGGGCCCCAACAATCTTCCTGCCTCATTTATGACAGCAACAGAAAGTGGAGACAG AGATTACCGAAGTGAAACTTTGGAGAacagaataaaaaatacttaa
- the LOC102670419 gene encoding protein MODIFIED TRANSPORT TO THE VACUOLE 1 isoform X1, with protein MVGPNFMDEIDCGSFFDHIDDLLDFPVKDVDGGAATLPSVAANIVKELSDFILKRLDHKSPIVKHKTLRLIKYAVGKCGVEFRREMQRHSVAIRQLLHYKGQSDPVKGDAFNKAMRDTAQEAISAIFSADDTNKQPLPAPAAAAGLNRRIEGFGNTNFQAPSQDNKKSFLGEVVDIGNATTKQGLSAFTQGHSSLIKNEAGTGTYKGPNNLPASFMTATESGDRYEPFTEPSHIMISPTHCSFHSHGVHYYHIMVLWHPNQRRVWLAQYK; from the exons ATGGTTGGACCTAACTTCATGGATGAGATAGACTGTGGCAGCTTCTTTGACCACATCGACGACCTTCTCGATTTTCCCGTCAAGGACGTCGACGGCGGCGCCGCCACCTTGCCTTCCGTCGCCGCTAATATTGTCAAGGAGCTCTCAGATTTCATCCTTAAACGCCTCGACCATAAAAGTCCCATCGTCAAACACAAG ACTTTACGATTGATCAAATATGCGGTTGGAAAGTGTGGTGTGGAGTTTAGAAGGGAAATGCAGAGACATTCGGTGGCAATTCGTCAGTTGTTACACTACAAGGGTCAATCGGATCCTGTCAAAGGCGATGCATTCAACAAGGCTATGAGAGACACTGCTCAAGAGGCCATCTCTGCCATTTTTTCTGCAGATGATACCAATAAGCAACCTCTTCCGGctcctgctgctgctgctggtcTCAATAGACGGATAGAAGGGTTTGGGAACACGAATTTCCAAGCGCCTTCTCAGGATAATAAGAAATCGTTTCTCGGTGAGGTGGTTGATATTGGAAATGCAACCACTAAGCAAGGACTCAGTGCCTTCACACAAGGCCATTCTTCTCTCATCAAGAATGAGGCTGGGACTGGAACCTACAAGGGCCCCAACAATCTTCCTGCCTCATTTATGACAGCAACAGAAAGTGGAGACAGGTATGAACCATTCACAGAACCTAGTCACATAATGATTTCACCTACTCATTGCTCATTTCACTCCCACGGCGTACATTATTATCACATAATGGTATTGTGGCATCCGAATCAGAGGAGGGTGTGGTTAGCTCAATATAAATGA
- the CYP34 gene encoding peptidyl-prolyl cis-trans isomerase CYP34 precursor: MAKTTSLLLFTLLLFGTLALIQAKKSKEDLKEVTHKVYFDVEINGKEAGRIVMGLFGKAVPKTAENFRALCTGEKGTGKSGKPLHYKGSSFHRIIPSFMLQGGDFTHGNGMGGESIYGEKFADENFKLKHTGPGLLSMANAGPDTNGSQFFITTVTTSWLDGRHVVFGRVLSGLDVVYNIEAEGTQSGTPKSKVVIVDSGELPL; encoded by the exons ATGGCGAAAACGACGTCGTTGTTGCTCTTTACACTGCTCCTCTTCGGAACCTTAGCTCTCATCCAG GCGAAGAAATCGAAGGAGGATTTGAAGGAAGTGACCCACAAGGTTTACTTTGATGTTGAGATTAATGGAAAAGAAGCAG GTCGTATTGTGATGGGTCTTTTTGGAAAGGCTGTTCCAAAAACTGCAG AAAACTTTCGAGCTCTTTGCACTG GGGAAAAGGGAACTGGTAAAAGTGGCAAGCCTCTCCATTACAAAGGTAGCTCATTCCATAGAATTATTCCTAGCTTTATGCTCCAAGGAGGTGATTTTACACATGGCAATGGTATGGGTGGAGAATCAATTTATGGAGAGAAGTTTGCTGATGAGAACTTCAAGTTAAAGCATACTGGACCAG GACTTCTATCAATGGCAAATGCTGGTCCTGACACCAATGGCTCACAATTTTTCATTACAACCGTGACAACTAGCTG GTTGGACGGAAGGCATGTTGTTTTTGGTAGAGTTCTTTCTGGATTGGATGTTGTTTACAATATTGAAGCTGAAGGAACACAAAGTGGCACTCCCAAGAGCAAGGTTGTGATTGTTGACAGTGGTGAACTCCCTCTATAA